A part of Myxococcus landrumus genomic DNA contains:
- a CDS encoding outer membrane protein has protein sequence MKVKILAGAIGALMYGTSAVAADDDCPTPRASLTEQGHGVLLAQAQDDPSQGVDSIQQEDLIIETEPVPDSSDSSNQQSGTGGSGISDDSSSQGVTPKGQLFMNVPLKCEPTDQSGTGGSGTSDMGSQSQSLSPASPQPRPEATPPVQSQPESYPAPSHDAVGGSGLSAPTADYRPTTDDMEPVEVEKKEKNKIAGVSVSVGGGVEGYTGALAPQLEPGPTAGVTAGFKPLKQVGVEVGYSGALNNIDSKRGPVGGDSPDLIRNGGTAVLTVGVTPSAWQPYLLGGIGLSHLNFRHGESLGYKDDTIGTVPAGLGLRGHVGHFLVDARANYNFMFDKDFAPGLEPGAQDLSGGGSYQGTISVGGTF, from the coding sequence ATGAAAGTGAAGATACTGGCGGGCGCTATTGGGGCGTTGATGTACGGGACCTCGGCCGTGGCGGCGGATGACGACTGCCCGACGCCCCGGGCGAGCCTGACGGAGCAGGGCCATGGCGTGCTGTTGGCGCAGGCCCAGGACGACCCTTCGCAGGGAGTCGACTCCATTCAGCAGGAGGACCTCATCATCGAGACCGAGCCCGTTCCGGACTCCTCGGACTCGAGCAACCAGCAGTCTGGAACCGGAGGCAGCGGCATCTCCGATGACAGCTCCAGCCAGGGCGTGACGCCCAAGGGCCAGCTGTTCATGAACGTGCCGCTGAAATGCGAGCCGACGGACCAGTCCGGCACGGGTGGCAGCGGCACCAGCGACATGGGCTCGCAGTCACAGTCCCTGTCGCCTGCGTCTCCGCAGCCCAGGCCAGAGGCCACGCCTCCGGTGCAGTCGCAGCCTGAGTCCTATCCCGCCCCGTCACACGACGCGGTGGGTGGCAGCGGCCTCAGCGCGCCGACCGCGGACTACCGCCCCACGACGGATGACATGGAGCCCGTGGAGGTGGAGAAGAAGGAGAAGAACAAAATCGCGGGCGTGAGTGTGTCCGTGGGCGGTGGTGTGGAGGGTTACACCGGCGCGCTGGCACCTCAGTTGGAGCCCGGCCCGACGGCGGGTGTGACGGCGGGCTTCAAGCCCCTCAAGCAGGTGGGGGTGGAGGTGGGGTACTCCGGCGCGCTCAACAACATCGACAGCAAGCGCGGCCCGGTGGGCGGTGACAGCCCGGACCTCATCCGCAACGGTGGTACGGCGGTGCTGACGGTGGGGGTGACGCCGTCCGCGTGGCAGCCGTATCTGCTGGGCGGCATCGGCCTGAGCCACCTCAACTTCCGCCACGGGGAGTCGCTGGGCTACAAGGATGACACCATCGGCACGGTGCCCGCGGGTCTGGGGTTGCGCGGCCACGTGGGTCACTTCCTGGTGGACGCGCGCGCCAACTACAACTTCATGTTCGACAAGGACTTCGCCCCGGGTCTGGAGCCGGGCGCGCAGGACCTGTCGGGCGGCGGCAGCTACCAGGGCACCATCAGCGTGGGTGGTACGTTCTGA
- a CDS encoding FKBP-type peptidyl-prolyl cis-trans isomerase — MSLKIEDSKEGTGDVAKAGQTVSVHYVGTLTDGKKFDSSRDRGQPFSFKLGAGQVIQGWDQGVAGMKVGGVRKLTIPPELGYGARGAGGVIPPNATLVFEVELLGVR, encoded by the coding sequence ATGAGCCTGAAGATTGAAGACTCGAAGGAAGGGACCGGCGACGTGGCCAAGGCCGGGCAGACGGTCTCCGTGCACTACGTGGGCACCCTGACGGACGGCAAGAAGTTCGACAGCAGCCGAGACCGGGGCCAGCCCTTCTCGTTCAAGCTGGGTGCGGGTCAGGTCATCCAGGGCTGGGACCAGGGCGTCGCCGGCATGAAGGTGGGCGGCGTGCGCAAGCTCACGATTCCTCCGGAGCTGGGGTACGGCGCGCGCGGCGCGGGGGGCGTGATTCCGCCCAACGCCACGCTGGTGTTCGAGGTCGAGCTCCTGGGCGTCCGCTGA
- a CDS encoding Ig-like domain-containing protein → MSPRSSRTAALLSTCALLVMTGCGSDDPSSPTPAPSDVTKPHVTASSPAEGATDVLPVQRFKLDAKTTGLQRVVTVSFSEPMDRQQAQVSLIDLGSPTTATRALIGTWSEDGKSLSITIPRPQADLPPLEEDRPYALDLTALRDVSGNALDAAHEGLKDGRLDFTTGKRDRSLEHACAHALLDVPIPLTAGASPTAAYPSADTSHKVYTLTLPASGASFLGYTEVVSAEREEPIVMYLDQALTVAVHDVTEAETVIPTTLAPAPEVCAPVITHTLKFTAPAGDRFLRLTHGPTARDTSTFVFERS, encoded by the coding sequence ATGTCCCCGCGTTCCTCTCGCACCGCCGCCCTGCTCTCCACCTGCGCCCTGCTCGTCATGACGGGCTGCGGGTCCGATGACCCGTCCTCCCCCACGCCAGCCCCCAGCGACGTCACAAAGCCTCACGTCACCGCGTCCAGCCCCGCCGAAGGAGCCACCGACGTCCTGCCCGTCCAACGCTTCAAGCTGGATGCGAAGACCACCGGCCTGCAACGCGTCGTCACCGTCTCGTTCAGCGAGCCCATGGACCGCCAGCAAGCCCAGGTGTCACTCATCGACCTCGGCTCCCCCACCACCGCGACGCGTGCGCTGATTGGGACCTGGTCCGAGGACGGTAAGAGCCTGTCCATCACCATCCCTCGCCCCCAGGCAGACCTCCCGCCGCTCGAGGAAGACAGACCCTACGCGCTGGACCTCACGGCGCTGCGAGATGTCTCGGGCAATGCGTTGGACGCGGCGCATGAGGGATTGAAGGACGGCCGCCTCGACTTCACCACCGGCAAGCGAGACCGGAGTCTGGAGCACGCCTGCGCCCACGCGCTCCTGGATGTCCCCATCCCGCTCACCGCGGGCGCCTCACCCACCGCCGCGTATCCCTCGGCTGACACCTCCCACAAGGTCTACACGCTGACGCTCCCCGCGAGCGGGGCTTCCTTCCTCGGCTACACGGAGGTCGTGTCCGCGGAGCGCGAGGAGCCCATCGTGATGTACCTGGACCAGGCGCTCACCGTGGCGGTGCATGACGTGACGGAAGCCGAGACGGTCATCCCCACCACGCTCGCCCCCGCGCCCGAGGTCTGCGCGCCTGTGATTACCCACACCCTCAAGTTCACCGCGCCCGCGGGGGACCGCTTCCTGCGCCTCACCCACGGGCCCACCGCGCGAGACACGTCCACCTTCGTCTTCGAGCGGAGCTAG
- a CDS encoding LON peptidase substrate-binding domain-containing protein, translated as MTSQERVESAALSALKVFPLPSAVLFPHSIIPLHIFEPRYRAMVRDALAGDRVVALAQLEEGWEGSYEGRPPMVPLMCAGVIVWDEQVEDGRYNILLQGVTRIEMVSELATDKPYREVLAKVLTDLPYHGPEEERLRQAVFELAGRVPPNFAENLLPVTARATGGMLADVVAAAVIPEAERRQELLAERDVKRRLEAVLEDVGELIARLQPVRPSGPLN; from the coding sequence ATGACCTCCCAAGAACGCGTCGAGAGCGCCGCCCTGAGCGCGCTGAAGGTGTTTCCGCTGCCCTCGGCGGTGCTCTTTCCCCACTCCATCATTCCCCTGCACATCTTCGAGCCGCGCTACCGCGCCATGGTGCGTGACGCGCTCGCGGGAGACCGGGTGGTGGCGCTGGCGCAGTTGGAGGAGGGGTGGGAGGGAAGCTACGAGGGGCGTCCGCCCATGGTGCCCCTGATGTGCGCGGGCGTCATCGTCTGGGATGAGCAGGTGGAGGACGGCCGCTACAACATCCTCCTCCAGGGCGTCACGCGCATCGAGATGGTGTCCGAGCTGGCGACGGACAAGCCCTACCGGGAAGTGCTGGCGAAGGTGCTGACGGACCTGCCCTACCACGGGCCGGAAGAGGAGCGGCTGCGGCAGGCCGTCTTCGAGCTGGCCGGGCGCGTGCCTCCCAACTTCGCGGAGAACCTCCTGCCGGTGACGGCGCGCGCGACGGGGGGAATGCTGGCGGACGTGGTGGCCGCCGCGGTGATTCCCGAAGCGGAGCGCCGCCAGGAGCTCCTGGCCGAGCGGGACGTGAAGCGTCGGCTGGAAGCGGTGCTGGAAGATGTGGGCGAGCTCATCGCCCGGCTGCAGCCCGTCCGGCCCTCGGGCCCGCTGAACTGA
- the trxA gene encoding thioredoxin: MATVEITKDNFKETVGKDGIVILDWWAAWCGPCRAFAPTFEAASSKHPDVVFGKIDTDAQPDLSGAFEIRSIPTLMVFRDGILLFSQPGALPASALEELLKQVRAVDMVQVKKEVEERRSKEAPKA, translated from the coding sequence ATGGCGACGGTGGAAATCACCAAGGACAACTTCAAGGAGACGGTCGGCAAGGACGGCATCGTCATCCTGGACTGGTGGGCGGCGTGGTGTGGGCCGTGTCGGGCGTTCGCGCCCACTTTCGAGGCGGCATCGAGCAAGCACCCGGACGTCGTGTTCGGGAAGATTGATACCGATGCGCAGCCGGACTTGTCCGGGGCGTTCGAGATTCGCTCCATCCCCACGCTGATGGTGTTCCGGGATGGCATCCTGCTCTTCTCGCAACCCGGGGCGCTGCCCGCCTCGGCGTTGGAGGAGCTGCTGAAGCAGGTTCGCGCCGTCGACATGGTGCAGGTGAAGAAGGAAGTCGAGGAGCGCCGGAGCAAGGAAGCCCCCAAGGCTTGA
- a CDS encoding serine hydrolase produces MHSAIAALVAAASLSASPAAPARSPTNTPSSQPTPRPDTRAVTAKLDSVIDKALQEQRIVGTVVVVVKDGQVIYRRAAGYADREARTPMREDAVFRLASMSKPLVSATALALVDQGKLSLEDPITQYLPTFRPKLADGREPVITVRHLLTHSSGLTYGFQHAPGEGYPKAGISDGLDNPQGLTLEENLRRLASVPLAFEPGARWHYSLSTDVLGAVVARAGGAPLPQVVEKLVTQPLKMKDTGFSVRDASRLAVPYSDGKPAPVRMGPAHGVPFGGGVVQFAPDRALNPLAYHSGGAGMVGTADDFARFLEALRQGGAPVLKKGTADQLGVAQRGPEAQTQGPGWGWGLLSAVLIDPAPTHSPQSAGTWQWGGAYGHNWFVDVKKNLTVVAMTNTAFEGMNGPFTFEVRDAAYASASTDTSVTGVKLHPLDCGYAEFKDLSPFTDTGELDGQAGTLSAPCFLIRHPRGNLLWDAGLGDHLAQEPEGHEQRPGVRFVVKKTLASQLEQLGLKSSDVQFVAFSHLHADHTGNARNFQSATWLVHRDEWNWSLQKPTPPGVDASALAGHAKQKTVLLNSDHDVFGDGSVRILKTPGHTPGHQVLLVRLPKTGAVMLSGDLFHTRENFEKGLMPSFNFNRADTLASIDRVNKVLRNTSARIIIQHDAQEMAKLPAFPQALE; encoded by the coding sequence ATGCATTCTGCCATCGCCGCCCTCGTCGCCGCTGCCAGCCTGAGTGCCTCCCCGGCTGCTCCCGCCCGGTCCCCGACCAACACGCCGTCTTCCCAACCCACCCCCCGTCCGGACACACGCGCCGTCACCGCGAAGCTGGACTCGGTCATCGACAAGGCCCTTCAAGAGCAGCGCATCGTCGGCACCGTCGTCGTCGTCGTGAAGGACGGCCAGGTCATCTACCGGCGCGCCGCGGGCTACGCGGACCGCGAGGCTCGCACGCCCATGCGCGAGGACGCGGTGTTCCGGCTGGCCTCCATGAGCAAGCCGCTGGTCTCCGCCACGGCGCTGGCGCTGGTGGACCAGGGCAAGCTGTCCCTGGAGGACCCCATCACCCAATACCTGCCGACCTTCCGCCCCAAGCTCGCGGATGGACGCGAGCCCGTCATCACCGTGCGCCACCTCCTGACGCACTCCTCCGGCCTGACGTACGGCTTCCAGCACGCCCCGGGTGAGGGCTACCCGAAGGCGGGCATCTCCGACGGACTCGACAATCCGCAGGGGCTCACGCTGGAGGAGAACCTGCGCCGGCTCGCGTCGGTGCCGCTCGCCTTCGAGCCCGGCGCGAGGTGGCACTACTCGCTCTCGACGGATGTACTGGGCGCCGTGGTCGCCCGCGCGGGAGGCGCGCCGCTGCCGCAGGTGGTCGAGAAGCTGGTGACCCAGCCCTTGAAGATGAAGGACACGGGCTTCAGCGTGAGGGATGCCTCACGGCTCGCGGTGCCGTACTCGGATGGCAAGCCCGCCCCGGTGCGCATGGGCCCGGCGCACGGCGTTCCCTTCGGCGGGGGCGTGGTGCAGTTCGCTCCGGACCGGGCGTTGAACCCCCTCGCGTACCACTCGGGAGGCGCGGGCATGGTGGGGACGGCGGACGACTTCGCGCGGTTCCTGGAGGCGCTGCGACAAGGGGGCGCGCCCGTGCTGAAGAAGGGCACCGCCGACCAGCTCGGCGTCGCGCAGCGCGGCCCGGAGGCCCAGACGCAGGGCCCGGGCTGGGGTTGGGGACTGCTGTCGGCCGTGCTCATCGACCCGGCGCCGACGCACAGCCCCCAGTCCGCGGGGACGTGGCAGTGGGGCGGCGCCTACGGCCACAACTGGTTCGTGGACGTGAAGAAGAACCTCACCGTGGTGGCGATGACCAACACGGCGTTCGAGGGCATGAATGGCCCCTTCACGTTTGAAGTGCGCGACGCGGCCTACGCGTCGGCCTCCACGGACACCTCGGTGACGGGTGTGAAGCTGCATCCGCTCGACTGCGGTTACGCCGAGTTCAAGGACCTGAGCCCGTTCACGGACACGGGTGAGCTCGACGGCCAGGCCGGCACGCTCTCCGCGCCGTGCTTCCTCATCCGCCACCCGCGCGGCAACCTGCTGTGGGACGCGGGCCTGGGTGACCACCTGGCCCAGGAGCCCGAGGGCCATGAGCAGCGCCCGGGCGTCCGCTTCGTGGTGAAGAAGACGCTGGCCTCGCAGCTCGAGCAGTTGGGGCTGAAGTCCTCCGACGTCCAGTTCGTGGCCTTCTCCCACCTGCACGCCGACCACACGGGCAACGCACGCAACTTCCAGTCCGCGACGTGGCTGGTCCACCGCGACGAGTGGAACTGGTCCCTGCAGAAGCCCACGCCGCCCGGGGTCGACGCGAGCGCGCTCGCGGGCCACGCGAAGCAGAAGACGGTGCTGCTCAACTCGGACCATGACGTGTTTGGCGATGGCTCCGTGCGCATCCTGAAGACGCCGGGCCACACCCCGGGCCATCAGGTCCTCCTGGTGCGGCTGCCGAAGACGGGCGCCGTCATGCTGTCCGGTGACTTGTTCCACACGCGGGAGAACTTCGAGAAGGGCCTGATGCCTTCCTTCAACTTCAACCGCGCGGACACGCTCGCGTCCATCGACCGCGTCAACAAGGTGCTGCGCAACACGAGCGCGCGCATCATCATCCAGCACGACGCCCAGGAGATGGCGAAGCTGCCGGCATTCCCCCAGGCGCTGGAGTAG
- the nadE gene encoding NAD(+) synthase: MRLVKVGIASVNTTVGAFVRNADRALVLAKRMAEDGVTVGVFQEQLLAGYPAEDMVQWQGFIDRQWPELERFAQETAALPTVFVLGVGVALQGQRLNCAAVVAGGRVLGLVPKEKLPTYNVFYEARTFGRGQPGMAEVHRGVPLGDYLFQFDFGVLAPEVCEDIWSADGPMRRRAYSGAELVVNISASPFRLGVVDTRRELIATRASDHQCTIAYANAVGANDGLIFDGGGYLNQNGRHLLEAPRFQEGYAAAVVDLDRTLRLRGEATTWRLDREAWVASEGKGPSVLDCAQVVRTRRDSLAYPVPAHRSFFLPAPSKQRSAREALCEDILDALALGVGDYFEKTRAFKLLGIALSGGRDSLLTLLIAHRYAQRVRPENPGSLIQAFYMPSRYSSDSTRDAAETIARELGVSFQIVSIDEAFERERAVAQQMLGGASVTPITEQNIQARLRAQRMWNWSNSCGGLFLQTGNMSEKSVGYTTIGGDLMGALAVIANVPKTVVVYLLDYLQEVTGSEGIRKVLAKPAGPELAHNQVGEEELMPFPILDACFYLYAGEKLTPSEMLKALVSMFPEVEAGRLGGYVDKFVRLFTQSIYKWVQSPLSLHIGNLDLDRERALQLPVVTGSEWMRDKA, from the coding sequence ATGCGGCTCGTGAAAGTCGGCATCGCCAGTGTGAACACCACCGTGGGAGCCTTCGTCCGCAACGCGGACCGGGCCCTGGTCCTGGCGAAGCGGATGGCCGAGGACGGCGTCACGGTGGGCGTCTTCCAGGAGCAGCTGCTCGCGGGCTACCCGGCCGAGGACATGGTGCAGTGGCAGGGCTTCATCGACCGGCAGTGGCCGGAGCTGGAGCGCTTCGCGCAGGAGACGGCCGCGCTGCCCACCGTCTTCGTGCTGGGCGTGGGCGTGGCCCTTCAAGGCCAGCGCCTCAACTGCGCGGCGGTGGTGGCCGGTGGCCGCGTGCTGGGGCTCGTGCCGAAGGAGAAGCTGCCCACCTACAACGTCTTCTACGAGGCGCGCACGTTCGGCCGGGGTCAGCCCGGCATGGCGGAGGTCCACCGGGGCGTGCCGCTGGGTGACTACCTCTTCCAGTTCGACTTCGGCGTGCTGGCGCCGGAGGTCTGCGAGGACATCTGGAGCGCGGACGGCCCCATGCGCCGGCGCGCGTACTCGGGCGCGGAGCTGGTGGTGAACATCTCCGCCTCGCCCTTCCGGCTGGGTGTGGTGGACACGCGGCGGGAGCTCATCGCCACGCGCGCGTCGGACCACCAGTGCACCATCGCCTACGCCAACGCGGTGGGCGCCAACGACGGACTCATCTTCGACGGCGGCGGCTATCTCAACCAGAACGGCCGCCACCTCCTGGAGGCACCGCGCTTCCAGGAAGGCTACGCGGCGGCGGTGGTGGACCTGGACCGCACGCTGCGCCTGCGCGGCGAGGCCACCACGTGGCGCCTGGACCGCGAGGCGTGGGTGGCCTCGGAGGGCAAGGGCCCGTCGGTGCTGGACTGCGCCCAGGTGGTGCGCACGCGCCGCGACTCGCTCGCCTACCCCGTGCCCGCCCACCGCAGCTTCTTCCTGCCCGCGCCCTCCAAGCAGCGCTCCGCGCGCGAGGCGCTGTGCGAGGACATCCTGGACGCGCTCGCGCTGGGCGTGGGCGACTACTTCGAGAAGACGCGCGCCTTCAAGCTCCTGGGCATCGCGCTCTCCGGAGGCCGCGACTCGCTTCTGACGCTGCTCATCGCGCACCGGTATGCCCAGCGCGTGCGGCCGGAGAACCCGGGCTCGCTCATCCAGGCGTTCTACATGCCCAGCCGCTACTCCAGCGACTCCACGCGCGACGCGGCGGAGACGATTGCGCGCGAATTGGGCGTGTCCTTCCAGATTGTCTCCATCGACGAGGCCTTCGAGCGCGAGCGCGCCGTGGCCCAGCAGATGCTGGGCGGCGCGAGCGTCACGCCCATCACCGAGCAGAACATCCAGGCCCGCCTGCGCGCGCAGCGCATGTGGAACTGGAGCAACTCCTGCGGTGGCCTGTTCCTCCAGACGGGCAACATGAGCGAGAAGTCCGTGGGCTACACCACCATCGGCGGCGACCTGATGGGCGCGCTGGCCGTCATCGCCAACGTGCCCAAGACGGTGGTGGTGTACCTCTTGGACTATCTCCAGGAGGTGACGGGCTCCGAGGGCATCCGCAAGGTGCTGGCCAAGCCCGCGGGGCCGGAGCTGGCGCACAACCAGGTGGGCGAGGAGGAGCTGATGCCCTTCCCCATCCTCGACGCGTGCTTCTACCTGTATGCGGGCGAGAAGCTTACGCCCTCGGAGATGCTCAAGGCGCTCGTCTCCATGTTCCCGGAGGTGGAGGCCGGAAGGCTCGGCGGCTACGTGGACAAGTTCGTGCGCCTCTTCACCCAGTCCATCTACAAGTGGGTGCAGTCGCCCTTGTCGCTGCACATCGGCAACCTGGACCTGGACCGGGAGCGCGCGCTTCAGCTCCCCGTCGTCACCGGCTCCGAGTGGATGCGCGACAAAGCCTGA
- a CDS encoding TetR/AcrR family transcriptional regulator, translated as MLDQALEVFWRLGYEGATVADLTGATGLTATSLYAAFDSKEGLYRRVLEHYRTGPGAGTFRALEEEPTARASFERLLREAARNFTRRKHPPGCMVSTAVLRCAETHRPVAEFVSSLRLSTVASFRERLVRAVKDGELPSGTDPGVLARYFGTLVQGMSVQAADGATEADLLALVEVAMRAWDGGDGRPRAK; from the coding sequence GTGCTGGACCAGGCCCTGGAGGTGTTCTGGCGCCTGGGCTACGAGGGCGCGACGGTGGCGGACCTCACCGGGGCGACGGGGTTGACGGCGACCAGCCTCTACGCGGCCTTCGACTCCAAGGAGGGGCTGTACCGGCGGGTGCTGGAGCACTACCGGACAGGCCCAGGCGCCGGCACCTTCCGTGCGCTCGAGGAGGAGCCCACCGCCCGCGCCAGCTTCGAGCGGCTGCTGCGCGAGGCGGCCCGGAACTTCACGCGCCGCAAGCATCCTCCCGGGTGCATGGTTTCAACGGCCGTGCTGCGGTGCGCGGAGACTCACCGGCCCGTGGCCGAGTTCGTCTCCAGCCTCCGCCTGTCCACGGTGGCGTCCTTCCGGGAGCGCCTCGTGCGAGCGGTGAAGGACGGGGAGTTGCCCTCGGGAACCGACCCGGGGGTGCTGGCCCGCTACTTCGGCACCCTGGTGCAGGGGATGTCGGTGCAGGCGGCGGACGGTGCCACCGAGGCCGACCTGCTCGCCCTGGTGGAAGTGGCGATGCGAGCCTGGGATGGAGGGGACGGCCGCCCGCGCGCGAAGTGA
- a CDS encoding Crp/Fnr family transcriptional regulator — protein sequence MRYPKLYEKMSPLGPIPEQEWERAEALGREQGVERKGLFLRPGEKVDRFGLVLQGVFRLVRVSARGAEMVKAFRSEGDLVGAYAEMLMRVPSMTTIEALEPSRLLVFREQDIQALEAGHVCWVRVLRRVAERHFLMKERREQEFLEFSAEERLDMFWAEHPHLKGRVPQRDVAAYLGITEVALSRIMSRRRKRAESEED from the coding sequence GTGAGATACCCGAAGCTCTACGAGAAGATGTCTCCGCTCGGTCCCATCCCCGAACAGGAGTGGGAGCGCGCGGAGGCGCTGGGACGGGAGCAGGGGGTGGAGCGCAAGGGGCTCTTCCTGCGTCCGGGCGAGAAGGTGGACCGCTTCGGGCTGGTGCTCCAGGGCGTGTTCCGGCTGGTGCGGGTGTCGGCGCGTGGCGCGGAGATGGTGAAGGCGTTCCGCTCCGAAGGCGACCTCGTGGGCGCCTACGCGGAGATGCTCATGCGGGTGCCGTCGATGACCACCATCGAGGCGCTGGAGCCCTCGCGTCTCCTGGTGTTCCGCGAGCAGGACATCCAGGCGCTGGAGGCGGGCCACGTCTGCTGGGTGAGGGTGCTCCGCCGCGTCGCCGAGCGGCACTTCCTCATGAAGGAGCGCCGCGAGCAGGAGTTCCTGGAGTTCTCCGCCGAGGAGCGGCTGGACATGTTCTGGGCGGAGCACCCCCACTTGAAGGGGCGCGTGCCGCAGCGAGACGTGGCTGCGTACCTGGGCATCACCGAGGTGGCCCTGAGCCGCATCATGTCTCGCCGCCGCAAGCGCGCGGAGTCCGAGGAGGACTAG
- a CDS encoding DUF2378 family protein, with protein MDSPAHLQARMALCRPEHMVLDLFVRSLRESIAQHMCQALKHAAGFILPDAPPRGAPTHRSAREYLELLHEGANTLNQLLGHDYATAVEQLSFTAAGPVFSAPVGAMVMAIAGEDPHRGLFLGSGLAEATSTFGERDYERLSDSSARLRFKDEFFGPAWCTGLVRGGLLQKNPEQRFHVRLESGEPPYKDFSLLVTW; from the coding sequence ATGGACTCTCCCGCGCACCTGCAAGCCCGCATGGCCCTGTGTCGCCCCGAGCACATGGTCCTCGACTTGTTCGTGAGGAGCCTGCGCGAGAGCATCGCCCAGCACATGTGCCAGGCACTGAAGCACGCCGCGGGGTTCATCCTCCCGGATGCCCCACCGCGAGGTGCCCCCACGCACCGCTCCGCCCGCGAATACCTGGAGCTGCTTCACGAAGGCGCCAACACCCTGAATCAGCTCCTCGGACATGACTACGCGACCGCCGTCGAGCAGCTCTCCTTCACCGCCGCGGGCCCTGTCTTCTCCGCGCCCGTGGGGGCCATGGTGATGGCCATCGCCGGAGAGGACCCGCACCGCGGCCTCTTCCTGGGCTCCGGGCTCGCGGAGGCCACGAGCACCTTTGGCGAACGTGACTACGAGCGCCTCTCCGACAGCTCCGCGCGATTGCGCTTCAAGGACGAGTTCTTCGGCCCCGCCTGGTGCACGGGCCTGGTCCGAGGGGGCCTGCTCCAGAAGAACCCGGAGCAGCGCTTCCACGTGAGGCTGGAGTCAGGCGAGCCGCCCTACAAGGACTTCTCGCTGCTCGTCACCTGGTAG
- a CDS encoding sterol desaturase family protein, which translates to MSINVYAIATPFVIALAMGEFIYCVAKRNGYYSFQDSIASVGTAVINQCVNVAVALMVLPLFAQLGQFAFWKFDSTSPWALLGLFLGVDFLFYWFHRFGHRTNIGWAAHSPHHSTEELNYAVALRASVTQRLFSFLFYWPLVIVGFSPEAVLTMVAFHLVLQFIPHTRVIPKMPRWIESWLNTPSHHRVHHARNERYIDKNYAGSLIIWDRMFGTYAEETEECSYGVTTPPNTWDPTFINFQYWGKLVSDAVKTRSTWDRLRLWLMPTGWRPSDLPPRDELKWTPGEDAKFQSTELPNIRGYLIFQMVTSMPFMLLVSHHASPLAGWQKLTLSILFWAMATAWGGMMESKRWGLPLEMARVLTSGGSVLLWLTQAGAPLTWRTLTAAWLAVTLVWLSVARMSHRTSAPEPRASR; encoded by the coding sequence ATGTCCATCAACGTCTACGCCATCGCCACGCCCTTCGTCATCGCGCTGGCGATGGGTGAGTTCATCTACTGCGTGGCGAAGCGCAACGGCTACTACAGCTTCCAGGACTCCATCGCGAGCGTGGGCACGGCCGTCATCAACCAGTGCGTCAACGTCGCCGTCGCCCTGATGGTGCTGCCCCTCTTCGCGCAGCTGGGACAGTTCGCCTTCTGGAAGTTCGACAGCACGTCTCCGTGGGCGCTCCTGGGCTTGTTCCTGGGCGTCGACTTCCTCTTCTACTGGTTCCACCGCTTCGGGCACCGCACGAACATCGGCTGGGCCGCGCACTCACCGCACCACTCCACCGAGGAGCTCAACTACGCGGTGGCCCTGCGCGCCAGCGTCACCCAGCGACTCTTCTCGTTCCTCTTCTACTGGCCGCTCGTCATCGTCGGCTTCTCGCCGGAGGCCGTGCTCACCATGGTGGCCTTCCACCTGGTCCTCCAGTTCATCCCCCACACGCGCGTCATCCCCAAGATGCCGCGGTGGATTGAGTCCTGGCTCAACACGCCCTCCCACCACCGCGTCCACCACGCGCGCAACGAGCGCTACATCGACAAGAACTACGCGGGCTCGCTCATCATCTGGGACCGCATGTTCGGCACCTACGCCGAGGAGACCGAGGAGTGCTCCTACGGCGTCACCACGCCGCCGAACACCTGGGACCCCACCTTCATCAACTTCCAGTACTGGGGGAAGCTGGTCAGCGACGCGGTGAAGACGCGCTCCACCTGGGACCGGTTGCGCTTGTGGCTCATGCCCACCGGCTGGCGGCCCTCGGATTTGCCGCCGCGCGATGAGCTCAAGTGGACACCCGGCGAGGACGCGAAGTTCCAGTCGACGGAGCTGCCCAACATCCGCGGCTACCTCATCTTCCAGATGGTGACGTCCATGCCGTTCATGCTGTTGGTCAGCCATCACGCGTCGCCGTTGGCGGGATGGCAGAAGCTGACGCTCAGCATCCTCTTCTGGGCCATGGCCACCGCGTGGGGCGGAATGATGGAGTCCAAACGCTGGGGTCTGCCGCTGGAGATGGCCCGTGTCCTCACGTCCGGTGGCTCTGTGCTGTTGTGGCTCACGCAAGCCGGCGCGCCCCTCACCTGGAGAACACTCACCGCCGCGTGGCTCGCGGTGACACTGGTGTGGTTGAGCGTGGCGCGCATGAGCCATCGCACTTCCGCGCCCGAGCCACGCGCCTCGCGCTGA